In a genomic window of Acidobacteriota bacterium:
- a CDS encoding PhzF family phenazine biosynthesis protein translates to MRQYRYLHLDVFTDRAFEGNQLAVFPQAQGLEPAAMLRMTREMNFSESTFILPPEKTGDVRMRIFTPGEEMPMAGHPTIGSTFALAHLGVIEPGRHVFTFELPVGPTPVELEWEAHRLSFAWMRQQVPTYGAVAERPRALADALGIDPDQVMDLPVEEVSCGVPFVFLPLKSRKAVDQAEPDRLAMHRFFHDRNLPLYPLFLFSLDEGPDEATAYSRMFAPGLGVSEDPATGAASGPLGCYLVRHDLLDADRARHFVSLQGVKMGRPSRVHVSIDAEGDEVTRVRVGGKAVLVGEGTLQAQ, encoded by the coding sequence ATGCGCCAGTACCGCTACCTCCACCTGGACGTGTTCACCGACCGCGCCTTCGAGGGGAACCAGCTCGCCGTTTTTCCCCAGGCCCAGGGGCTGGAGCCCGCAGCCATGCTGCGGATGACGCGCGAGATGAACTTCTCGGAGAGCACCTTCATCCTGCCTCCCGAGAAGACGGGCGACGTGCGGATGCGGATCTTCACGCCCGGCGAAGAGATGCCGATGGCCGGGCATCCGACGATCGGCAGCACGTTTGCGCTGGCGCACCTCGGTGTGATCGAGCCCGGGCGGCACGTGTTCACCTTCGAGCTCCCCGTCGGCCCGACGCCCGTGGAGCTCGAATGGGAGGCCCACCGGCTGTCGTTCGCGTGGATGAGGCAGCAGGTCCCGACCTACGGCGCGGTGGCGGAGCGGCCGCGCGCGCTTGCCGACGCGCTCGGGATCGATCCCGACCAGGTGATGGACCTGCCGGTCGAGGAAGTCTCGTGCGGCGTGCCGTTCGTGTTCCTGCCGCTGAAGTCACGGAAGGCTGTGGACCAGGCCGAGCCCGACCGCCTCGCGATGCATCGCTTCTTCCACGATCGGAACCTGCCGCTGTACCCGCTGTTCCTCTTTTCGCTCGACGAAGGGCCGGACGAAGCGACCGCGTACAGCCGCATGTTTGCCCCGGGGCTGGGCGTCTCCGAGGATCCCGCCACCGGTGCCGCGAGCGGGCCTCTGGGCTGCTACCTGGTCAGGCACGACCTGCTCGACGCGGATCGCGCGAGGCACTTCGTCAGCCTGCAGGGCGTGAAGATGGGCAGGCCAAGCCGCGTTCACGTGTCGATCGATGCTGAGGGGGACGAGGTCACGCGGGTCCGCGTGGGCGGGAAAGCGGTCCTCGTCGGCGAAGGAACCCTTCAGGCACAATAA
- a CDS encoding DNA topoisomerase IV subunit A, translating into MAKRKKDPSLFDRLDNGGAEIQARPADPAGPDAVALHEAAQTRYLNYALSVITSRALPDVRDGLKPVQRRILLTMWQQNLTADAKPRKCAKVVGDVMGNYHPHGDMAIYDTLVRMAQPFSLRYPLVDGSGNFGSLDGDSAAAMRYTECRLARPSDEMLSEIDQRTVHFRANYDGTKTEPVVLPARIPNLLVNGATGIAVGMATSIPPHNLSEVCTALVKLLDNPDLSSVQLCRYVKGPDFPTGAQILNTQEELREIYRTGSGAIRIRGTWESGPVTRSGRTIYITSIPYTVNKASLVERIAEVAISRKLPPLIDVKDLSTEDVRIALELKGDADVKLVMAYLYKHTPLQTNFAVNLTCLVPTEGNPEVGRPERLGLHEMLWHFLHFRLDVVTRRLEHELDALKRRIHVLEGFEKVFDALDEILKIVRRSDGKADAAEQIMKRFSLDAEQTDAILELKIYRLARLEILVIQKELDEKRKRARQINVLLRNEDSRWALVREEIDQIQKKYGDARRSRIESVEEVEYTADDFIVEEDTVVIVSRDGWVKRQKEVRDLSSTRLREGDEVLAVLPGSTRSTAVLFTNFGVAYTARLADVPASTGYGEPIQRLFKFRDQERVVAAFSLDPRVSPKIRAPKEGQEPPVQGLAVTSDGFALRFSLEPFIEPSTRAGRRFARPAEGTEVVGVAKYTGDETIIAATRQARAILCPAEEINFLSGPGKGVTLIKLQKGEDRVLGFVASVGDRHLLTVETNRGGTQTISTAKYEVTGRGGKGRELLQRGQFTRVIPPPPELTQLGGD; encoded by the coding sequence TTGGCAAAACGGAAGAAGGACCCGTCGCTGTTCGATCGTCTCGACAACGGCGGCGCAGAAATCCAGGCGCGCCCGGCGGATCCGGCCGGTCCGGATGCCGTGGCGCTCCATGAGGCCGCGCAGACGCGGTATCTGAACTACGCGCTCTCGGTCATCACCTCGCGCGCCCTGCCGGACGTGCGCGACGGGCTCAAGCCGGTGCAGCGCCGCATCCTCTTAACGATGTGGCAGCAGAACCTGACCGCGGACGCCAAACCCCGCAAGTGCGCGAAGGTCGTCGGCGACGTGATGGGCAACTATCACCCGCACGGCGACATGGCGATCTACGACACGCTCGTGCGGATGGCGCAGCCCTTCTCGCTGCGGTACCCGCTCGTGGACGGGTCCGGCAACTTCGGGTCGCTCGACGGCGACAGCGCGGCGGCGATGCGGTACACGGAGTGCCGCCTCGCGCGGCCCTCCGACGAGATGCTGTCGGAGATCGATCAGCGGACGGTCCACTTCCGTGCCAACTACGACGGCACGAAGACCGAGCCGGTCGTGCTCCCCGCCCGGATCCCGAACCTGCTCGTGAACGGCGCCACCGGTATCGCCGTCGGCATGGCGACCAGCATCCCTCCGCACAACCTGTCCGAGGTCTGCACCGCGCTCGTCAAGCTCCTCGACAACCCGGATTTGTCCAGCGTGCAGCTCTGCCGGTACGTCAAGGGCCCCGACTTCCCCACCGGCGCGCAGATCCTCAACACGCAGGAGGAGCTGAGGGAGATCTACAGGACCGGGAGCGGTGCGATTCGCATCCGTGGCACGTGGGAATCGGGCCCGGTCACGCGCAGCGGCCGCACGATCTACATCACGAGCATTCCTTACACCGTGAACAAGGCGTCGCTCGTCGAGCGCATCGCGGAAGTCGCGATCAGCCGGAAGCTGCCGCCGCTCATCGACGTCAAGGATCTCTCGACCGAAGACGTCCGCATTGCCCTGGAGCTGAAGGGGGACGCGGACGTGAAGCTGGTGATGGCGTATCTCTACAAGCACACGCCGCTGCAGACCAACTTCGCGGTGAACCTCACGTGTCTCGTGCCGACGGAGGGGAACCCCGAGGTGGGCCGCCCCGAGCGGCTCGGCCTCCACGAGATGCTCTGGCACTTCCTCCACTTCCGCCTCGACGTCGTCACCAGGCGTCTGGAGCACGAGCTGGACGCGCTCAAGAGGCGCATCCACGTTCTTGAAGGCTTCGAGAAGGTCTTCGACGCGCTCGACGAGATCCTGAAGATCGTGCGGAGGTCCGACGGCAAGGCGGATGCCGCAGAACAGATCATGAAGCGGTTCTCGCTCGACGCGGAGCAGACCGACGCCATTCTCGAGCTGAAGATTTACCGGCTCGCACGGCTCGAGATTCTGGTGATCCAGAAGGAGCTGGACGAGAAGCGCAAGCGCGCCAGGCAGATCAACGTGCTGCTCAGGAATGAAGACTCGCGGTGGGCGCTGGTGCGGGAAGAAATCGATCAGATCCAGAAGAAGTACGGCGACGCGCGGCGCTCCAGGATCGAGAGCGTCGAGGAGGTCGAGTACACCGCCGACGACTTCATCGTCGAGGAGGACACCGTCGTCATCGTGTCGCGCGACGGGTGGGTGAAGCGGCAGAAGGAGGTGCGCGACCTCTCCTCCACGCGCCTCCGCGAAGGCGATGAGGTGCTGGCCGTGCTGCCGGGCAGCACGCGCAGCACGGCGGTGCTCTTCACGAACTTCGGCGTCGCGTATACCGCCCGCCTCGCCGACGTGCCGGCCTCGACCGGCTACGGCGAGCCGATCCAGCGGCTGTTCAAGTTCCGGGACCAGGAGCGTGTCGTCGCGGCGTTCAGCCTCGACCCGCGCGTGTCGCCGAAGATCCGGGCGCCCAAAGAGGGCCAGGAGCCGCCCGTGCAGGGACTCGCAGTCACCAGCGATGGTTTCGCGCTGCGCTTCAGCCTCGAGCCGTTCATCGAGCCGAGCACGCGCGCGGGCCGCCGCTTCGCGCGGCCGGCCGAGGGTACGGAAGTCGTCGGCGTGGCGAAGTACACCGGCGATGAGACAATCATCGCCGCCACCAGGCAGGCGCGCGCGATTCTCTGCCCCGCAGAAGAGATCAACTTCCTGTCAGGGCCCGGTAAAGGGGTCACGCTGATCAAGCTGCAGAAGGGGGAGGACCGGGTTCTCGGTTTCGTCGCGTCGGTGGGCGATCGCCATTTGCTCACCGTCGAAACGAACCGCGGCGGCACCCAGACGATCAGCACGGCGAAGTACGAAGTCACCGGCCGCGGCGGCAAGGGGCGGGAGCTGCTCCAGCGCGGCCAGTTCACGCGCGTCATTCCGCCGCCGCCCGAGCTGACGCAGCTGGGAGGCGACTAG
- a CDS encoding DUF1572 family protein, producing the protein MDIAAEYLRDLPEQFEKLKSLADKAVARVSDEEFFREIDQASNSLAVILQHVGGNLRSRWRDFLTTDGEKPDRDRDGEFVASDRTRQEVLEVWEAGWRVLLDELRALAPADLARDVFIRGERHSVVRAANRSFQHTAYHVGQIVFLARHFRAGDWQSLSIPKRSPQNARNTQKI; encoded by the coding sequence ATGGACATTGCCGCCGAGTACCTACGCGACCTCCCGGAGCAGTTCGAGAAGCTGAAATCGCTCGCCGACAAGGCGGTGGCGCGGGTTTCAGACGAGGAGTTCTTTCGTGAGATCGATCAGGCCTCGAACAGCCTGGCCGTGATCCTGCAGCACGTGGGGGGCAACCTCCGCTCGCGCTGGCGGGATTTCCTGACCACAGACGGCGAGAAGCCGGACCGCGATCGCGACGGCGAATTTGTCGCCTCGGACAGGACGCGCCAGGAGGTCCTGGAGGTCTGGGAAGCGGGCTGGCGCGTCCTGCTGGACGAGCTGCGGGCGTTGGCGCCAGCCGATCTCGCGCGTGACGTGTTCATCCGTGGCGAGAGACATTCAGTGGTGCGGGCGGCGAACCGGTCGTTTCAGCACACCGCCTATCACGTGGGGCAGATCGTGTTCCTCGCGCGCCACTTCCGGGCCGGCGACTGGCAGTCCCTGAGTATTCCGAAGAGATCGCCGCAGAACGCGCGGAACACGCAGAAAATCTGA
- a CDS encoding 2-oxoglutarate dehydrogenase E1 component, producing MPGWDEFQGVNEAYVAELYEKYRRDPGSVDPGSRRYFEQKGDSHTFHSDATKSVTVPLSSQIVGAVNFAQSIRRYGHLAAQLDPLGSKPSGDPSLDPATHGITEEDLRRLPASVIRQPTQTAVAGAQTALDAITRLRRIYCSTIGYDLSHIFVPQERYWLRGAIEEGRFRAPNDPIDPVAILERLTVVEVFERFLHRSFPGKTRFSIEGLDMLVPVLDEVIAGAAEAGICQIIIGMAHRGRLNVMAHVLNKPYAQILAEFKDPLHSRSFHEDMAWTGDVKYHMGAHRAVRDGEEVDLHISMPPNPSHLEAIDPVVLGMARASGTRGTTPGEPGFDASSVLAILIHGDAAFPGQGIVAETLNFCRLPGYHVGGTIHIIANNQLGFTTSPEDSFSTSYASGLARGFKMPIVHVNADDPEACVEVSRLAFAYREKFKRDFLIDLVGYRRHGHNEGDEPAFTQPVMYERIANHPTVRDTWARALVERGAVPPGVPETRVKQRMDELQSLLQSLKPEEVIAEPMPEIAPAGTARGMVTALPYEDLKAMNEALLTLPEGFAAHRKLEKARERRRHAFDTPDERTIEWAAAEELALASALAGGTPVRVTGEDVERGTFSQRHAVLHDARTGRVHVPLQALPQARAAFEIRNTPLSENGVLGFEYGFNIQAPQWLVIWEAQYGDFVNGAQVIIDEFIVSARAKWGLAPSLVMLLPHGHEGQGPDHASARPERFLQLGADTNMRLVNCTTAAQFFHVLRRQALLLEKDPLPLVVLTPKSLLRHPAVASSPRELAEGRFEPLIDDPRFASGVGRRDGVRRLVLCSGKMAVDLMTSDGYQSADAIAICRVEQLYPLPVSDIEQILASYPALEDLVWAQEEPENMGAWHYAAPYLRTMLRRELNLRLIARPRSSSPAEGSSARHARVQQQLIARAFDMRVLTPPAPSPAASPSGETRGVAIGSRK from the coding sequence ATGCCGGGGTGGGACGAGTTCCAGGGAGTCAACGAGGCGTACGTAGCCGAGCTGTACGAGAAGTACCGTCGCGATCCGGGGTCCGTGGACCCCGGATCGCGACGGTATTTTGAGCAGAAGGGGGACAGTCACACTTTTCACAGTGATGCGACGAAAAGTGTGACTGTCCCCCTTTCCTCTCAGATCGTCGGCGCGGTGAACTTTGCGCAGTCGATCCGCCGCTACGGCCACCTGGCGGCGCAACTCGACCCGCTTGGCAGCAAGCCAAGCGGCGATCCCTCGCTCGACCCGGCGACACACGGCATCACGGAGGAGGACCTGCGGCGTCTGCCGGCGTCGGTCATCAGGCAGCCGACGCAGACGGCCGTGGCCGGCGCGCAGACGGCGCTCGACGCCATCACCCGCCTGCGGCGGATCTACTGCTCGACGATCGGCTACGACCTTTCGCACATCTTCGTTCCGCAGGAACGCTACTGGCTGCGCGGCGCCATCGAGGAAGGGCGCTTCCGCGCCCCGAACGACCCGATCGATCCGGTGGCCATTCTCGAGCGGCTGACGGTCGTTGAGGTCTTCGAACGTTTCCTGCACCGGTCGTTTCCGGGCAAGACGCGCTTTTCGATCGAAGGGCTCGACATGCTCGTTCCGGTCCTCGACGAGGTCATCGCCGGGGCCGCGGAAGCGGGCATCTGCCAGATCATCATCGGCATGGCGCATCGAGGCCGGCTGAACGTGATGGCGCACGTGCTGAACAAGCCGTACGCGCAGATCCTGGCCGAGTTCAAGGACCCGCTGCACTCCCGGAGCTTCCACGAGGACATGGCGTGGACCGGGGACGTGAAGTACCACATGGGGGCGCATCGCGCCGTGCGGGACGGCGAGGAGGTGGACCTCCACATCTCGATGCCACCGAACCCGAGCCACCTCGAGGCGATCGATCCGGTGGTGCTGGGCATGGCGCGCGCGTCGGGCACGCGCGGCACGACACCGGGTGAGCCGGGCTTCGACGCGTCGAGCGTGCTCGCGATTCTGATCCACGGCGACGCCGCGTTTCCCGGGCAGGGCATCGTGGCCGAGACGCTGAACTTCTGCCGGCTGCCCGGGTATCACGTCGGCGGCACGATTCACATCATCGCGAACAACCAGCTGGGGTTCACCACCTCGCCCGAGGATTCCTTCAGCACGTCGTATGCGAGCGGCCTCGCGCGCGGGTTCAAGATGCCGATCGTGCACGTCAACGCAGACGATCCGGAGGCCTGCGTGGAGGTCTCTCGGCTGGCCTTCGCCTACCGCGAGAAGTTCAAGCGCGATTTCCTGATCGACCTGGTCGGCTACCGGCGGCACGGCCACAACGAGGGGGACGAGCCCGCGTTCACGCAGCCGGTGATGTACGAGCGCATCGCGAATCACCCGACCGTGCGCGACACCTGGGCCCGCGCGCTCGTCGAACGCGGCGCCGTGCCACCAGGCGTGCCCGAGACGCGCGTGAAGCAGCGGATGGACGAGCTGCAGTCGCTGCTGCAGTCGCTCAAGCCCGAGGAGGTCATCGCCGAGCCGATGCCGGAAATCGCCCCGGCCGGCACGGCCCGCGGGATGGTGACGGCACTGCCTTACGAAGACCTGAAGGCCATGAACGAGGCGCTGCTCACCCTGCCGGAAGGCTTTGCCGCTCACCGGAAGCTCGAGAAGGCGCGCGAGCGCCGTCGGCACGCGTTCGACACGCCCGACGAGCGGACGATCGAATGGGCGGCCGCCGAGGAACTGGCACTCGCATCCGCGCTCGCGGGGGGCACGCCCGTTCGCGTGACCGGCGAAGACGTCGAGCGCGGCACGTTCAGCCAGCGGCACGCCGTCCTCCATGATGCGAGAACGGGCCGGGTTCACGTGCCGCTCCAGGCGCTACCCCAGGCGAGAGCGGCGTTCGAGATCCGCAACACGCCGCTCAGCGAGAACGGCGTGCTCGGGTTCGAGTACGGCTTCAACATCCAGGCGCCGCAGTGGCTGGTGATCTGGGAGGCGCAGTACGGCGACTTCGTGAACGGCGCGCAAGTGATCATCGATGAGTTCATCGTGTCGGCCCGCGCGAAGTGGGGGCTGGCGCCGTCGCTGGTCATGCTGCTCCCGCACGGACACGAGGGGCAGGGGCCGGATCACGCCAGCGCCCGGCCGGAACGTTTCCTGCAGCTCGGCGCGGACACCAACATGCGCCTCGTGAATTGCACGACGGCCGCGCAGTTCTTCCACGTGCTGCGCCGGCAGGCGCTGCTGCTCGAGAAAGACCCGTTGCCGCTCGTCGTGCTGACGCCAAAGAGCCTGCTGCGCCATCCTGCCGTGGCCTCGTCGCCGCGGGAGCTCGCCGAAGGCCGCTTCGAGCCGCTGATTGATGACCCGCGGTTCGCCTCCGGCGTCGGCCGGCGCGACGGCGTGCGCCGGCTGGTGCTCTGCAGCGGCAAAATGGCGGTGGACTTGATGACGAGCGACGGGTACCAGTCCGCCGACGCGATCGCCATCTGCCGCGTCGAGCAGCTGTATCCGCTGCCCGTCTCCGACATCGAGCAGATCCTCGCCAGCTATCCCGCGCTCGAGGACCTCGTCTGGGCGCAGGAAGAGCCGGAGAACATGGGGGCGTGGCACTACGCCGCCCCGTACTTGCGGACAATGCTGCGCCGCGAACTCAACCTGCGGCTGATTGCGCGCCCGAGAAGCTCGAGTCCGGCGGAGGGTTCGTCGGCGCGCCACGCCCGCGTCCAGCAGCAACTCATCGCCCGCGCGTTCGACATGCGCGTGCTGACGCCGCCCGCGCCATCGCCGGCCGCATCGCCGTCCGGCGAGACGCGGGGCGTCGCGATCGGCAGCCGAAAGTAG
- the odhB gene encoding 2-oxoglutarate dehydrogenase complex dihydrolipoyllysine-residue succinyltransferase, with product MPANVVVPEMGESIVDARIAKWLKREGEAVSAGEALVELETDKIDVEVGAPQGGVLQKITRGPGDDVKIGEVIGVVDTSVPSLEAAPPASAAQARATPEPAAVPSDDEKTRATPSARRLADQHDVEISGLKGTGEAGRVTRKDVESYIAARPGEGAQAQQPPAAMPTVTWPVQPAVSPTPWPEAPLSGRAAEPPAGERREERIRMSKRRATIARRLVEAQRTAAMLTTFNEVDMTGIVSLRERRKQIFKEKHGVSLGIASFFVKAAIGALRAFPRVNAEIQGDEMVLKHYYDIGVAVGAAEGLVVPVLRDADRMSFAAIELKIREFAKKATDGTLTLEDLRGGTFTITNGGVFGSLVSTPIINPPQVGILGLHKIQDRPVAIDGQVEVRPMMYLALTYDHRIVDGAEAVRFLVRVKELAEDPGTLLLES from the coding sequence ATGCCAGCCAATGTTGTCGTGCCCGAGATGGGCGAATCGATTGTCGACGCGCGGATCGCCAAGTGGCTGAAGCGCGAAGGGGAAGCGGTTTCGGCGGGCGAGGCGCTCGTCGAGCTCGAAACCGACAAGATTGACGTCGAGGTCGGCGCGCCGCAGGGAGGCGTTCTCCAGAAGATCACGCGGGGTCCGGGGGATGACGTCAAGATCGGCGAAGTGATCGGGGTGGTCGACACCAGCGTGCCTTCGCTGGAGGCTGCGCCTCCGGCTTCGGCGGCGCAGGCGCGCGCGACGCCGGAACCCGCGGCGGTCCCCTCAGACGACGAGAAGACGAGGGCGACGCCGTCGGCACGCCGGCTTGCCGATCAGCACGACGTGGAAATCAGCGGGCTGAAGGGCACCGGCGAAGCGGGACGCGTGACGCGGAAGGACGTGGAGAGCTACATCGCGGCGCGGCCCGGCGAAGGAGCGCAGGCGCAGCAGCCGCCGGCCGCCATGCCCACCGTGACCTGGCCGGTGCAGCCGGCCGTGTCCCCCACGCCGTGGCCCGAGGCGCCGCTGTCAGGGCGGGCCGCCGAACCGCCGGCCGGCGAGCGGCGGGAAGAGCGGATCCGGATGTCGAAGCGGCGCGCCACCATCGCGCGCCGGCTGGTCGAGGCGCAACGCACCGCGGCGATGCTCACCACCTTCAACGAGGTGGACATGACGGGCATCGTGTCCCTGCGCGAGCGGCGCAAGCAGATCTTCAAAGAGAAACACGGCGTCTCGCTCGGCATCGCGTCGTTTTTCGTCAAGGCTGCCATCGGCGCCCTCAGAGCGTTCCCGCGCGTCAACGCGGAGATCCAGGGCGACGAAATGGTGCTGAAGCACTACTACGATATCGGCGTGGCAGTCGGCGCCGCCGAAGGCCTGGTCGTTCCGGTGCTGCGCGACGCCGACCGGATGTCGTTTGCGGCAATCGAGCTGAAGATCCGGGAGTTCGCCAAGAAGGCCACCGACGGCACCCTCACGCTCGAGGACCTCAGGGGGGGCACGTTCACGATCACGAACGGCGGCGTCTTCGGATCGCTCGTGAGCACGCCGATCATCAATCCGCCGCAGGTGGGCATCCTCGGGCTGCACAAGATCCAGGATCGCCCGGTGGCGATCGACGGTCAGGTGGAAGTGCGGCCGATGATGTATCTCGCACTCACGTACGACCACCGCATCGTGGACGGCGCGGAGGCGGTCAGGTTTCTCGTGCGCGTGAAGGAGCTGGCCGAGGATCCGGGGACGCTGCTGCTGGAATCGTGA
- a CDS encoding DinB family protein yields the protein MMTEADFIVDELKQAFDGDPWHGDSLMDILRGVTARAASHRPLSAAHTIWELVLHITAWRREVASRMRGNPAGEPPAGGWPAAPSGEGAAEAAWRGALEDLAATQRELLDAVRALDPAKLHAPVKDARDQHMGTGKSHAAMLHGLAQHDAYHTGQIALLKKDSGLRV from the coding sequence ATGATGACCGAAGCCGATTTCATCGTTGACGAACTGAAGCAGGCGTTTGACGGCGACCCCTGGCATGGCGATTCGCTGATGGACATCCTGCGGGGCGTCACGGCCAGGGCGGCGTCGCACCGTCCGCTTTCTGCAGCACACACCATCTGGGAGCTGGTGCTGCACATCACCGCCTGGCGGCGCGAGGTGGCCTCGCGGATGCGCGGAAACCCCGCGGGCGAGCCGCCCGCAGGCGGTTGGCCGGCGGCGCCTTCGGGAGAGGGCGCGGCGGAAGCCGCCTGGCGCGGCGCGCTGGAAGACCTGGCCGCCACGCAGCGGGAGCTCCTCGATGCCGTCCGGGCCCTCGATCCCGCAAAGCTGCACGCGCCGGTCAAAGACGCCCGCGACCAGCACATGGGCACGGGCAAGTCCCATGCGGCGATGCTCCACGGCCTCGCGCAGCACGATGCATATCACACGGGACAGATCGCGCTGCTGAAGAAGGATTCAGGGCTCAGGGTTTAG
- a CDS encoding type IIA DNA topoisomerase subunit B, whose product MNPEPWSVATYTAKDITVLEGLEPVRKRPGMYIGGVGATGLHHLVWEILDNAIDEAMNGYASNITVTLHEDGSSLTVTDDGRGIPVDKHPATKKSALEVIFTTLHAGGKFEHGNYKTAGGLHGVGASVVNALSKELVATVKRDGASWEQRYKLGKPAGPVKKLGPARGSGTTVFFRPDPTIFPKVEFDAAVIRERLEVSSYLHKGVRIVFEDELQGQKETFQHDEGLVAFLKKIVAERGAVTVHETPFTLSRDGEDGGMKMELALQWTQSTDEHVRSYVNGIPTGSGGTHENGFRAGLGKAVRNFIETHNLTPKGVALTAEDIREGLVAVVSVFIADPQFQGQTKDRLNNPEITSAADSAVRPALEAWLNQNISIAESIVARIILAARAREASRAAQQEVTRKSATSNRLTLPGKLSDCTSPGRDDSEIFIVEGDSAGGSAKQGRDRARQAILPLRGKVLNTESASIAKVLENKELADLVTALGCGLGKNFDLSRLRYGKVILLADADSDGHHIATLLLTFIYRHMPQLMGAGKVFLAQPPLYRIDVGKDTYWALDDAHRDRILKLHGNGRGAPEITRFKGLGEMMPKVLWETTLNPKTRRLLRVDIEDQIQTDRVINELMGKDASARFKFIMERADEAEELDV is encoded by the coding sequence CTGAACCCTGAACCCTGGTCAGTGGCCACCTACACCGCAAAAGACATCACCGTCCTCGAAGGGCTCGAGCCAGTACGCAAACGCCCGGGCATGTACATCGGGGGTGTTGGGGCAACAGGCCTCCATCATCTCGTCTGGGAGATCCTCGACAACGCGATCGACGAGGCGATGAACGGCTACGCCTCGAACATCACGGTCACGCTCCACGAAGACGGTTCATCGCTGACCGTGACCGACGATGGCCGCGGCATCCCGGTCGACAAGCACCCGGCGACGAAGAAGAGCGCGCTCGAGGTGATCTTCACGACCCTTCACGCCGGGGGCAAGTTCGAGCACGGCAACTACAAGACAGCCGGCGGCCTTCACGGCGTCGGCGCCAGCGTGGTCAACGCGCTGTCGAAGGAACTGGTGGCCACCGTCAAGCGGGACGGCGCATCGTGGGAGCAGCGCTACAAACTCGGGAAACCTGCGGGCCCGGTGAAGAAGCTCGGGCCGGCCCGCGGCAGCGGCACCACCGTGTTTTTCAGGCCGGACCCCACGATCTTCCCGAAGGTGGAGTTCGACGCGGCCGTCATTCGCGAGCGGCTCGAAGTGTCGAGCTACCTGCACAAAGGCGTCCGGATCGTCTTCGAGGACGAACTCCAGGGGCAGAAGGAGACGTTTCAGCACGACGAAGGGCTCGTCGCATTCCTCAAGAAAATCGTCGCCGAGCGCGGCGCCGTCACGGTGCACGAAACGCCGTTCACGCTTTCGCGTGACGGCGAGGACGGCGGCATGAAGATGGAGCTGGCGCTGCAGTGGACCCAGTCCACCGACGAGCACGTGCGCAGCTACGTCAACGGCATCCCGACCGGATCGGGCGGAACGCACGAGAACGGGTTCCGCGCGGGCCTTGGCAAAGCGGTGCGCAACTTCATCGAGACGCACAATCTGACGCCCAAGGGGGTGGCGCTGACGGCGGAAGACATCCGGGAAGGCCTGGTGGCGGTCGTCAGCGTGTTCATCGCGGACCCGCAGTTTCAGGGACAGACGAAAGATCGCCTGAACAACCCCGAGATCACCTCCGCGGCGGATTCCGCCGTGCGCCCGGCGCTCGAGGCGTGGCTGAACCAGAACATCTCGATTGCCGAGTCGATCGTCGCGCGCATCATCCTGGCGGCCCGGGCGCGCGAGGCCAGCCGCGCCGCGCAGCAGGAAGTGACGCGCAAGAGCGCCACATCGAACCGCCTCACGCTTCCCGGCAAGCTCAGCGACTGCACGTCGCCCGGCCGCGACGACAGCGAGATCTTCATCGTCGAAGGGGACTCGGCAGGCGGGTCCGCGAAGCAGGGACGCGATCGCGCGCGCCAGGCGATCCTGCCGCTGCGCGGCAAGGTGCTGAACACCGAGAGCGCGTCGATCGCCAAGGTGCTCGAGAACAAGGAGCTGGCGGACCTGGTCACCGCGCTCGGGTGCGGGCTCGGGAAGAACTTCGACCTGTCACGCCTTCGGTACGGGAAGGTCATCCTGCTGGCTGACGCGGACTCGGACGGGCACCACATCGCCACGCTGCTGCTCACGTTCATCTACCGTCACATGCCGCAGCTGATGGGCGCCGGCAAGGTGTTTCTCGCACAGCCGCCGCTCTATCGCATCGACGTCGGCAAGGACACCTACTGGGCGCTGGACGATGCGCATCGCGATCGGATCCTGAAGCTGCACGGCAACGGCCGCGGCGCCCCGGAAATCACGCGCTTCAAGGGGCTCGGCGAGATGATGCCGAAAGTCCTGTGGGAGACGACGCTCAACCCGAAGACGCGGCGGCTGCTGCGCGTGGACATCGAGGACCAGATCCAGACCGACCGTGTGATCAACGAGCTGATGGGCAAGGACGCCTCCGCGCGGTTCAAGTTCATCATGGAGCGCGCGGACGAGGCGGAGGAGCTCGACGTCTGA